A single Alcanivorax borkumensis SK2 DNA region contains:
- a CDS encoding PhnE/PtxC family ABC transporter permease: MRYIRTLHTNTARISEHPTMKPASAPLNTTASRWRRTTGGIALAGLLALLLADMEIARSSPGQELLRMGKGFLAPDFFATEQLGKALANTLAFAWQGTALAALFGFFMAICWSSRAVRGFAASIRAIHELFWGLLLLQVAGLSTLTGVLAIAIPYAGIFAKVFGEFLEEADPAPSHALPASTTTISRFFFARLPLVWQAFKAYGSYRLECALRASAILGFIGLPTLGFHLETAFREGVYDQGAALLYLFFALIFTLRWWLRPGLIPLYLIAAVAWAPPLFTGNLDTLVRFITVDLVPAPLRQSGGLLELSQWFAMLWQQQLWPGLWQTVVLGLAALLLTGILALLLFPLTSPLFGNRASRSLGQGILVVLRTTPEFFLAFFFLILLGPSMLPGILALALHTGAIVAHLTGRFSETLRLRADAPTGINRYAYEVLPRISPNLLAFLLYRWEVIMRETAVLGILGIHTLGFYIDSSVAEFRFDRTALLILATVLLNLGVDTLSRTLRRRLRLQPGHGVSASNAPARR, translated from the coding sequence ATGCGTTATATCAGGACGCTTCATACCAACACCGCTCGTATCAGTGAACACCCCACCATGAAACCGGCCAGCGCCCCATTGAACACCACCGCCAGTCGCTGGCGACGCACCACCGGTGGCATCGCCCTGGCCGGCCTGCTGGCACTGTTGCTGGCCGATATGGAAATCGCCCGTTCCAGCCCCGGCCAAGAACTGTTGCGCATGGGCAAGGGGTTTCTCGCCCCGGACTTTTTTGCCACCGAACAACTGGGCAAAGCACTGGCCAATACACTGGCCTTTGCCTGGCAAGGCACGGCGCTGGCCGCCCTGTTCGGCTTCTTTATGGCGATCTGCTGGTCTTCACGTGCCGTGCGCGGTTTCGCCGCCAGCATCCGCGCCATCCATGAATTATTCTGGGGCCTGCTGCTATTGCAGGTTGCCGGGCTGAGCACGCTTACCGGGGTACTGGCCATCGCCATTCCCTATGCGGGCATCTTTGCCAAAGTATTTGGGGAATTTCTCGAAGAGGCAGACCCAGCCCCCTCCCATGCATTACCCGCCAGCACCACCACGATCAGCCGCTTTTTCTTCGCGCGCCTGCCACTGGTCTGGCAGGCCTTCAAAGCCTATGGCAGCTACCGGCTAGAATGCGCCCTGCGCGCCTCCGCCATTCTGGGTTTTATCGGTTTGCCTACCCTGGGCTTCCACCTGGAAACCGCGTTTCGTGAAGGCGTCTACGACCAGGGCGCCGCCCTGCTCTACCTCTTCTTTGCCCTGATTTTCACCCTGCGCTGGTGGCTACGCCCTGGCTTAATTCCGCTTTACCTAATTGCTGCCGTGGCCTGGGCGCCGCCCCTTTTTACCGGCAACCTGGATACCTTGGTACGCTTCATCACCGTAGATCTGGTGCCCGCCCCTCTACGTCAAAGTGGTGGCCTCTTGGAACTGAGCCAATGGTTTGCCATGCTTTGGCAGCAACAGCTGTGGCCCGGCCTATGGCAAACAGTGGTGCTGGGTCTCGCCGCGCTCCTGCTCACCGGCATCCTTGCGCTGTTATTGTTCCCGCTCACCTCACCGCTATTCGGCAACCGAGCCAGCCGCTCTCTGGGCCAGGGCATTCTGGTGGTACTACGCACTACCCCGGAATTCTTTCTCGCCTTCTTCTTCCTTATCCTGCTCGGCCCTTCCATGCTGCCCGGCATTCTCGCTCTTGCTTTGCATACCGGCGCCATCGTCGCTCACCTGACCGGCCGCTTCAGTGAGACACTGCGCTTGCGCGCAGATGCTCCCACCGGCATCAACCGCTACGCCTACGAAGTGTTGCCACGCATCAGCCCTAATCTGCTCGCGTTCTTGCTCTATCGTTGGGAGGTGATCATGCGTGAAACGGCGGTGCTGGGGATTCTTGGCATTCACACTCTGGGTTTTTATATTGACTCTAGCGTGGCGGAATTCCGCTTTGACCGAACCGCCCTGTTGATCCTGGCCACGGTGTTGCTCAATCTAGGCGTAGATACTCTGTCGCGAACACTGCGACGGCGCCTGAGGCTGCAGCCGGGGCACGGTGTTTCAGCAAGCAATGCCCCGGCACGCCGCTAA
- a CDS encoding PhzF family phenazine biosynthesis protein: MKLYQVDAFTDALFAGNPAAVVPLTHWLDDALLQNIALENNLSETAFLVPDEQGYALRWFTPTVEVDLCGHATLAAAWVVFHALGFPGERVRFSTASGSLFVTRSGQTLSLDFPSRPAHALTDLTPFSQALDLPLREVLQARDTLVIVDNADQVRHFQPDFTAIAALDTFAVMISAPGDDCDFVSRFFAPAKGVPEDPVTGSAHCTLVPYWAEKLGKTHLHARQLSARGGELHCQLKGDRVTLSGTARCYLQGELQL, encoded by the coding sequence ATGAAACTGTACCAAGTGGACGCCTTTACCGATGCGTTGTTTGCCGGCAACCCCGCCGCCGTGGTGCCGCTGACACACTGGCTAGATGACGCCCTACTGCAGAACATCGCACTGGAAAACAACCTCTCGGAAACCGCCTTTCTGGTGCCCGACGAACAGGGCTACGCGCTGCGCTGGTTTACCCCAACAGTCGAAGTGGATCTGTGCGGCCACGCCACGCTCGCTGCTGCTTGGGTAGTCTTCCATGCTCTGGGATTTCCCGGTGAACGGGTACGCTTTTCCACAGCCTCCGGCTCCTTGTTCGTCACCCGCAGTGGGCAAACACTGAGCCTGGACTTTCCGTCCCGGCCGGCCCATGCGCTCACCGATCTCACCCCGTTCTCCCAAGCGCTGGATTTACCCCTTCGCGAGGTGCTACAGGCTCGTGACACGCTGGTTATCGTGGACAACGCCGACCAGGTGCGTCATTTTCAGCCCGACTTCACCGCCATCGCGGCACTGGATACCTTCGCAGTAATGATTTCCGCCCCCGGCGACGACTGTGATTTTGTCAGCCGTTTTTTTGCCCCGGCCAAAGGCGTTCCGGAAGACCCGGTCACCGGTTCTGCCCATTGCACTCTGGTGCCGTACTGGGCGGAAAAACTCGGCAAAACACATCTTCATGCCCGCCAGCTATCTGCCCGGGGCGGAGAATTGCACTGTCAGTTAAAAGGCGACCGCGTCACACTTAGCGGCACCGCACGCTGCTACCTGCAAGGTGAACTGCAACTGTGA
- the selD gene encoding selenide, water dikinase SelD, translating into MISPSAHYDLVFVGAGHSHALALRMLAMKPIPGVRLTLVSPDSLSAYSGMLPGLIAGHYTLDDTHVDVYRLCQASGCRFIQASVTQLDPQQRHLQLSDGSQLAYDWLSLDVGATPDLSPLGGSHPRVVPVKPVASFYARWQQLCQHAERQSPSLAVIGAGAGGTEMTLAMAQHFQRHQQPAQIQLITSGNLLPGFPASVREKMHKRLQAHNVTLHTDSRVHCDAHQQLHMGDQPLTAQWVLWCTGVRGLPILENSGLECDERGFVRVTETLQTATDKRIFAAGDCAAFPTPLPKAGVYAVRQARTLATNLRAVIQGQPLVAYRPQSRFLSLLSTGGKDAIASRGGRLSVAGHWVWRWKDHIDRAFMAKFDQQLPSMPPGPADPDTLHCAGCGAKVGSDALHEALAELQPVVNPGIEAGVDAADDAAIIDWPAGQRLVQSLDFFPAFIDEPYLFGRIAALHSLSDVYAMNAQPHSALANITLPWHHPRLQSRDLQRMMAGAVRELNAAGCTLVGGHTIEGPQMAAGFTVNGQADPAQLWHKHGARDGDRLILTKPLGSGVQLAALMQVSREPSSAFHGPWLDTTLRHLLISNHLAQQALQGIPVNACTDITGFGLLGHLYEISQQSQVSLSVDCHKVPLLPGTLSLIEQGVASTLSDANRQILVHCQQQQPVAEALLTALCDPQTAGGLLFCLHADYAKQALQRLDSKGIAAAEIGKVLVKKTSNDAAILLNSGHTGKV; encoded by the coding sequence GTGATAAGTCCCTCCGCCCACTACGACCTGGTCTTTGTCGGTGCTGGCCATAGCCACGCGCTGGCCCTGCGCATGCTGGCCATGAAGCCGATTCCCGGCGTGCGCCTGACTCTGGTTTCACCGGACAGCCTTAGCGCCTACTCCGGCATGTTGCCAGGGCTGATCGCCGGCCACTACACCCTGGATGACACCCACGTGGATGTCTACCGGTTGTGCCAGGCTAGCGGCTGCCGTTTTATTCAAGCCAGCGTCACCCAGCTGGACCCGCAACAGCGACACTTACAGCTCAGCGATGGCAGCCAACTGGCCTACGATTGGTTAAGCCTGGACGTGGGCGCCACCCCGGATTTGAGCCCTCTGGGCGGCAGCCACCCCCGTGTGGTCCCGGTGAAGCCAGTGGCCAGTTTCTATGCCCGCTGGCAGCAACTCTGCCAACACGCCGAACGGCAATCGCCCTCGTTGGCAGTGATCGGCGCCGGGGCCGGCGGTACCGAGATGACCCTGGCCATGGCCCAACATTTCCAGCGCCACCAGCAACCGGCACAGATTCAATTGATCACCAGCGGCAATCTACTGCCGGGCTTTCCTGCCAGCGTGCGCGAGAAAATGCACAAGCGGCTGCAAGCCCACAACGTCACCCTGCATACCGACAGTCGCGTTCATTGTGATGCTCATCAGCAACTGCATATGGGAGATCAGCCACTCACCGCCCAATGGGTGCTCTGGTGCACCGGGGTACGGGGCTTACCGATACTGGAAAACAGCGGCCTTGAGTGCGACGAACGAGGTTTTGTGCGGGTCACGGAAACCCTGCAAACGGCCACTGATAAACGCATTTTTGCCGCAGGTGATTGTGCCGCCTTCCCTACGCCGCTGCCCAAGGCCGGGGTCTATGCTGTTCGCCAGGCTCGCACCCTGGCCACCAACCTACGCGCCGTCATTCAAGGGCAACCGCTAGTCGCCTATCGCCCGCAATCCCGTTTCCTGTCGCTGCTGTCCACCGGCGGCAAAGACGCCATTGCCAGCCGTGGCGGCAGGCTGTCTGTGGCCGGGCACTGGGTATGGCGCTGGAAGGATCACATCGACCGGGCGTTCATGGCCAAGTTCGATCAGCAGCTTCCGAGCATGCCCCCTGGTCCCGCTGATCCAGATACATTGCATTGCGCCGGTTGCGGCGCCAAGGTGGGCAGTGACGCCTTGCATGAAGCACTGGCCGAGCTGCAACCGGTGGTGAACCCCGGCATCGAAGCCGGGGTGGATGCCGCCGATGACGCGGCCATTATTGATTGGCCTGCCGGGCAGCGACTGGTGCAGAGCCTGGATTTCTTTCCCGCCTTTATCGATGAGCCTTACCTGTTCGGCCGTATCGCCGCGCTGCACAGCCTCAGCGACGTGTACGCCATGAATGCCCAACCCCATTCGGCTCTGGCCAACATCACCCTGCCCTGGCACCACCCGCGACTGCAGAGCCGGGACCTGCAACGGATGATGGCAGGCGCGGTTCGCGAGCTGAATGCCGCAGGCTGCACCCTGGTAGGTGGGCACACCATCGAAGGGCCACAGATGGCCGCCGGGTTCACCGTCAATGGCCAGGCAGACCCAGCACAGCTCTGGCACAAACACGGCGCCCGTGACGGCGACCGCCTTATCCTCACCAAGCCGCTGGGTAGCGGGGTGCAATTGGCCGCCTTGATGCAGGTTAGCCGCGAGCCGAGCTCCGCGTTCCACGGCCCCTGGCTGGACACCACCCTGCGCCATCTTCTGATCAGCAACCATCTTGCTCAGCAAGCGCTACAGGGGATACCGGTAAATGCCTGCACCGACATCACCGGCTTTGGGCTGCTGGGTCATCTCTATGAAATCAGCCAGCAAAGCCAAGTTAGTCTGTCCGTGGACTGCCACAAGGTCCCCTTGCTACCCGGCACGCTCTCGTTAATTGAGCAGGGTGTGGCCAGCACTCTTAGTGACGCCAATCGCCAAATACTGGTGCACTGCCAACAGCAACAACCAGTGGCCGAAGCATTACTCACCGCGCTGTGCGACCCGCAAACCGCTGGGGGGTTGTTATTTTGCCTGCACGCTGACTATGCCAAACAGGCACTGCAACGGCTTGATAGCAAAGGCATTGCAGCGGCGGAGATCGGTAAAGTTCTTGTAAAAAAAACTTCTAATGATGCCGCCATTCTTTTGAATAGCGGCCACACTGGTAAAGTATAG
- a CDS encoding PA2779 family protein: MTPSKRVTGMLSAFVLLFMQVLIVPASQAAMIGNDTVIQQQDRAAMKQQVMRLMDHKVAAQALSEYGVNQEQVSQRLDRLTHTELQQLAQKSEALPAGQGVFGVVLAIILVLVILDLLGATDVFPVIDPVN; encoded by the coding sequence ATGACCCCATCCAAACGCGTTACCGGAATGCTTAGTGCCTTTGTTTTGCTATTTATGCAGGTGCTCATTGTACCCGCCTCGCAGGCCGCCATGATTGGTAATGACACTGTAATCCAGCAACAGGATCGCGCCGCCATGAAGCAGCAGGTCATGCGGTTAATGGATCATAAAGTGGCCGCCCAGGCGTTGAGCGAATACGGCGTCAACCAAGAACAAGTGAGCCAGCGACTGGATCGCCTCACCCATACTGAACTGCAACAGCTAGCCCAGAAATCCGAAGCGTTACCCGCCGGCCAAGGCGTATTCGGCGTCGTGCTTGCTATCATTCTAGTGCTGGTGATTTTGGATTTGCTCGGCGCTACCGATGTCTTCCCTGTAATCGACCCGGTTAATTAA
- a CDS encoding PA2778 family cysteine peptidase yields MITTALPRSLAILLTAALLALGGCQSVPPPQSATVQTSQQVVVPFVPQDAYQCGPAALAMMLQWAGKPVSADALVDEVWLPERKGSLGIELRAAARSRGLMAYPVESADHLFQELQANRPVLVMQNLALPNWPKWHFAVVTGYRNQGDTVVLHSGTTQSDTSHWNRFIRTWARADQWGFTLVAPGQLPASAEPDALLRAISALPNSIDFWPAAVEAFPQNGPLWFGYGNALWAQNKQAQARAAFEKAVHNEPELAAAWNNLAYAQLAMGEKQEASKSLCQALALAPDDPEIQASAREIGNQPCPKTSEPPSSSAAP; encoded by the coding sequence ATGATAACTACAGCGCTGCCCAGATCTCTCGCCATTCTATTGACAGCCGCCCTGCTCGCTTTGGGTGGCTGTCAGAGTGTGCCGCCTCCGCAAAGTGCCACAGTGCAAACCTCCCAGCAGGTCGTGGTTCCCTTTGTCCCCCAAGACGCCTATCAATGTGGCCCGGCCGCACTGGCAATGATGCTGCAATGGGCGGGTAAGCCTGTCAGCGCCGACGCCCTAGTGGACGAAGTCTGGCTACCGGAGCGCAAAGGATCGCTGGGTATTGAACTGCGTGCCGCCGCCCGCAGCCGCGGTTTAATGGCTTACCCGGTGGAATCTGCCGACCACCTGTTCCAGGAGTTGCAGGCTAACCGGCCGGTGCTGGTGATGCAGAATTTGGCGCTGCCAAACTGGCCAAAGTGGCACTTCGCGGTGGTTACCGGCTACCGTAACCAGGGCGATACTGTAGTATTGCACAGCGGTACAACGCAGAGCGACACCAGCCACTGGAACCGCTTTATCCGCACTTGGGCAAGAGCCGATCAATGGGGATTCACCTTGGTCGCCCCCGGCCAGCTCCCCGCCAGCGCCGAACCGGATGCGCTATTGCGCGCCATCTCTGCATTACCAAATAGCATCGACTTCTGGCCAGCGGCCGTAGAGGCATTTCCACAAAACGGCCCATTATGGTTTGGCTATGGCAATGCCCTGTGGGCACAAAATAAACAGGCGCAGGCGCGAGCAGCCTTTGAAAAGGCCGTGCACAATGAACCTGAATTGGCCGCTGCTTGGAATAACTTGGCCTATGCTCAGTTGGCAATGGGAGAGAAACAAGAGGCTAGCAAAAGTCTCTGCCAGGCCTTAGCGCTGGCTCCGGACGATCCAGAGATCCAGGCGAGTGCCCGCGAAATCGGCAACCAGCCCTGCCCAAAGACCAGCGAGCCTCCCTCCTCTTCGGCGGCGCCTTAA
- a CDS encoding tRNA/rRNA methyltransferase: MDIVFILVEPARGENIGAAARAIKTMGFSQLRLVNPGDMTAAHWVAHHSNDVLEQAMIVDSLAQALVDVDLSIGCTARHRLQKDRYVDADHCAALVAGKGNSVQRVAIVFGREASGLTGDELGLCDLASSIPLAQQQPSLNLAQAVMIYAWELRKQPAVKITEPDPATFSHTRQAVHQQLASLHIQPNENLHQWVDELLPLANDRELGLVRQLLRRLSSQGKQ; this comes from the coding sequence ATGGATATTGTTTTTATTCTGGTGGAACCCGCTCGCGGGGAAAACATTGGCGCCGCAGCCCGTGCTATTAAAACCATGGGCTTCTCCCAGTTACGGCTGGTAAACCCCGGCGATATGACCGCCGCCCACTGGGTGGCGCACCACAGCAACGACGTGCTGGAACAAGCCATGATCGTGGATTCCTTGGCGCAGGCCCTGGTTGATGTAGACCTAAGCATCGGCTGCACCGCCCGGCACCGCTTGCAAAAAGATCGCTACGTGGATGCAGATCACTGTGCCGCACTGGTGGCCGGCAAGGGAAACAGCGTACAGCGGGTGGCTATCGTTTTTGGCCGGGAAGCCAGCGGTCTCACCGGCGACGAGCTGGGCCTTTGCGACTTGGCTAGCAGTATTCCACTGGCGCAGCAGCAGCCATCGCTGAATCTCGCGCAGGCGGTAATGATCTACGCTTGGGAATTGCGCAAGCAACCCGCTGTAAAAATAACAGAACCGGACCCGGCCACTTTTTCCCATACGCGTCAGGCAGTGCATCAGCAGCTTGCCTCGTTGCACATACAACCCAATGAAAACCTGCACCAATGGGTAGATGAATTACTACCGCTGGCTAACGACCGGGAACTGGGCCTGGTTCGCCAATTACTTCGCCGATTATCATCGCAGGGAAAGCAATAG
- the mscK gene encoding mechanosensitive channel MscK gives MDRRLPLVLLILLPVLAMAQSASFTLPGVGDLQKQLTETNDKQSDGTQNPEKEQLKQTLKFREEIDSNQKKIEELKRFSNKAASERRQLNAELIRLRQQRETDWSKHYAGETLETLVQTLVNELNALETNQEDLADANSDLTRTQTLPEQAQNVISKAMDRLDTIRSRLNQGIDEDGEPLSELQTRSLNTEISALESRIERYNQELAIVDKQQDIARLRQQSDKQKQLIIEAKLDALQPLINERRLNQLEPTAKSPDTDLPTSVLDHPQVKQAMAKNSQLREQLARVSERVNSRLREAVTTKTELDKARSLSSTVNDQIRMLDGSLLLSRILYEQQKSLPQDQGELNLEKEISNTRLNQFEIQQAMQDLNDAPLPSQAKIDAPLSPALEEAFALLREERLAIYDQLDQELSRQLAILTRTQLSHEQLRKITRSLHNTISEQTFWMPSNQPLSFEWLGKLPKELMEQLKAIPWADLQEGTSELLTRKWAWLIGLILPAALLMLIRNKLKSRIDTMNKDVGFLRRDSQAHTPLSLLYTFLIAAPFPLFLVLLAAGLWVQPGTFTSVMGAAMAQVALLWLVFEVLYRLLKNNGIAQRQFRWSREYNQQMRRRLLVTGLALIPLTLLVAFGDQWPAQLSNDRLGLVIMMVAMITIMVSLPWVAQSYPGRHYSRTMRSLATGLCILAPLTLIVLTGVGYYYTSVRLTGHMIYSLYLIALWIILDATAVRGLAVAAQRLSYKRAVAQREAEQKEETSSAEAVEVEEPQLDLKQVNEQSLRLIRLALVAVIGLLVYWVWSDVLYALAYTDNIVLWETAEGTGQATTTSPISLGDVMTSLIIGVVTFLLASNLPGLLEVLVLSRLDLRQGTSYATTTLLSYVIVASGIILTLGALGLSWDKMQWLVAALGVGLGFGLQEIFANFISGIILLFERPIRIGDVITINNLDGTVSRIRIRATTLIDFDRKEILVPNKVFVTERLINWSLSDTVTRIILKVGFAYGSDLQKCRDILLQAAKENGRVLHDPEPVVLFMGFGASTLDHELRVHVDNINDRLAATDEINRHIDAMCNEHGVEIAFSQLDIHIRNGNGEQLNLETHSAEDSGDTTARPSDANDGKSNQTKDPK, from the coding sequence ATGGATCGACGCCTGCCTCTCGTCTTGCTGATATTGCTGCCCGTTCTCGCCATGGCACAGTCCGCCAGCTTCACCTTGCCCGGTGTTGGCGACCTACAAAAACAGCTTACTGAAACCAACGACAAGCAATCCGACGGCACGCAAAACCCTGAAAAGGAACAGCTCAAGCAAACACTGAAATTCCGAGAGGAAATCGATAGCAACCAGAAAAAAATCGAGGAGCTAAAACGCTTTTCCAATAAAGCAGCTAGCGAGCGCCGGCAACTAAACGCGGAACTTATACGCCTGCGTCAACAGAGAGAAACCGATTGGAGCAAGCATTACGCCGGCGAAACACTTGAAACACTGGTACAAACGCTGGTCAATGAATTAAACGCTCTGGAAACGAACCAAGAAGATCTAGCCGACGCCAACAGCGACCTGACCCGTACCCAGACCCTTCCGGAGCAGGCTCAAAACGTAATCAGCAAAGCTATGGACAGGCTCGACACCATCCGCTCACGCCTCAATCAGGGTATAGATGAAGATGGCGAGCCCTTATCTGAATTGCAGACACGCAGCCTAAACACGGAGATCAGCGCCCTGGAATCACGCATCGAGCGTTACAACCAGGAATTGGCTATCGTCGACAAGCAACAGGACATTGCCCGGCTGAGACAACAGAGCGACAAACAAAAACAACTCATCATCGAGGCAAAACTGGATGCCCTGCAGCCACTGATTAATGAACGGCGCCTAAACCAACTGGAGCCGACCGCTAAATCACCGGATACAGACCTTCCCACAAGCGTGCTGGACCACCCGCAAGTCAAGCAAGCCATGGCAAAAAATAGCCAGCTGCGCGAGCAATTGGCCCGCGTCAGCGAACGCGTAAACAGCCGGTTACGCGAGGCGGTCACGACAAAAACCGAACTGGACAAGGCCCGCTCTCTCTCATCCACCGTTAACGACCAAATCCGCATGCTCGATGGCAGCCTGCTGTTATCGCGTATTCTTTACGAACAACAAAAAAGCCTGCCTCAGGATCAGGGTGAGCTGAACCTGGAAAAGGAGATTTCCAATACCCGCCTGAATCAGTTCGAAATCCAACAGGCCATGCAAGATCTAAATGATGCGCCCCTGCCCTCACAGGCTAAAATAGACGCCCCCTTGAGCCCGGCCCTAGAGGAAGCCTTTGCCCTTCTGCGCGAAGAGCGCTTGGCCATTTACGATCAACTGGATCAAGAACTGAGCCGCCAATTGGCGATCCTGACGCGTACCCAGCTTAGCCATGAACAACTACGTAAAATCACCCGCAGCTTACACAACACCATTTCCGAACAAACCTTCTGGATGCCCAGCAACCAACCTCTCAGTTTCGAATGGCTCGGCAAGCTACCTAAGGAGTTAATGGAACAACTTAAAGCCATTCCCTGGGCTGATCTGCAGGAGGGCACCAGCGAGCTGCTCACTCGCAAATGGGCCTGGTTGATCGGCCTAATTCTCCCGGCGGCGTTGTTGATGCTGATTCGCAATAAACTGAAATCGCGCATTGATACAATGAATAAGGATGTGGGTTTCCTGCGCCGTGACAGCCAGGCCCATACGCCCCTGAGTTTGCTTTATACTTTTTTAATTGCTGCCCCATTCCCGCTTTTCCTTGTCTTGCTGGCTGCTGGCCTATGGGTACAGCCCGGCACGTTCACTAGCGTCATGGGCGCCGCCATGGCCCAAGTCGCCTTGCTGTGGCTAGTTTTTGAAGTGCTCTATCGTCTACTCAAGAACAATGGCATCGCACAACGCCAGTTCCGCTGGAGTAGGGAATACAACCAACAAATGCGCCGGCGCCTGCTAGTAACCGGCTTGGCGTTAATCCCCCTCACGTTACTGGTCGCGTTCGGCGATCAGTGGCCTGCCCAACTCAGCAACGATCGGCTAGGTCTAGTGATTATGATGGTGGCCATGATCACCATCATGGTGAGCTTGCCTTGGGTGGCCCAGTCATACCCCGGCCGTCATTACAGCCGCACCATGCGCAGCCTCGCCACGGGGCTATGTATTCTTGCCCCACTCACTCTCATCGTGCTCACTGGCGTGGGTTACTACTACACATCAGTACGGCTCACCGGACACATGATTTACAGCCTTTATCTGATTGCGTTGTGGATCATCCTAGATGCTACCGCTGTACGCGGGCTCGCCGTGGCTGCGCAGCGGCTATCCTATAAGCGGGCCGTGGCCCAGCGCGAAGCGGAACAAAAAGAAGAGACCAGCAGCGCTGAAGCTGTAGAAGTCGAAGAGCCGCAATTGGACCTAAAACAAGTCAACGAGCAGTCTCTGCGTCTTATCCGCTTAGCACTAGTCGCTGTTATTGGTTTATTGGTCTACTGGGTCTGGTCAGATGTGCTATATGCTTTAGCTTATACCGACAACATTGTCCTGTGGGAAACCGCGGAAGGCACAGGCCAAGCCACCACCACCTCGCCCATCAGCCTTGGCGATGTGATGACCTCTCTGATCATCGGTGTAGTGACCTTTCTGCTGGCCAGTAATCTACCTGGGCTCCTGGAAGTGTTAGTGCTATCACGGCTAGACCTGCGCCAAGGCACCAGTTATGCCACCACCACCCTGCTCTCCTACGTCATTGTGGCCAGCGGCATCATACTCACCCTTGGCGCCCTAGGGCTCAGTTGGGACAAAATGCAATGGCTAGTAGCGGCATTAGGCGTGGGTCTGGGCTTTGGCCTGCAGGAAATCTTCGCCAATTTTATTTCCGGCATCATCCTGCTATTCGAACGGCCCATCCGCATTGGTGACGTGATTACCATTAATAACTTGGACGGCACGGTCAGCCGCATTCGCATTCGCGCCACCACGCTGATTGATTTCGACCGCAAAGAAATCCTGGTTCCTAACAAGGTGTTCGTCACCGAGCGGCTAATTAACTGGTCTCTGTCCGACACCGTGACTCGGATCATCCTCAAGGTGGGCTTTGCCTACGGTTCCGACTTACAGAAGTGCCGCGACATCCTGCTACAAGCGGCCAAAGAAAATGGCCGAGTGTTACACGACCCTGAACCGGTAGTGCTGTTTATGGGCTTCGGTGCCAGCACGCTGGACCACGAACTGCGCGTCCATGTGGATAATATCAACGACCGCTTGGCCGCCACCGATGAGATTAACCGCCACATTGATGCTATGTGCAACGAACATGGCGTGGAAATTGCCTTCAGCCAGCTGGATATTCATATCCGCAACGGCAACGGCGAGCAGCTAAACCTGGAAACCCATTCGGCTGAAGACAGTGGGGACACCACCGCGCGCCCCTCGGATGCCAACGACGGCAAATCCAATCAGACCAAGGATCCGAAATAA
- a CDS encoding antibiotic biosynthesis monooxygenase family protein, whose protein sequence is MYIAMNRFKIKLGCEQDFVEIWKGRDTFLKEVPGFKSFHLLQGASNEEYTLFSSHATWESREAFEGWTKSEAFRKAHANAGARRDIYLGPPQLECFEVVL, encoded by the coding sequence ATGTATATCGCCATGAACCGCTTCAAGATCAAACTGGGCTGTGAGCAGGATTTTGTAGAGATTTGGAAAGGGCGCGACACTTTCCTGAAAGAGGTGCCGGGTTTCAAGAGTTTTCACCTTCTGCAGGGCGCGAGCAATGAGGAGTACACATTATTCTCATCCCACGCCACTTGGGAATCGCGTGAAGCATTTGAAGGCTGGACTAAGTCCGAGGCGTTCCGCAAGGCCCATGCCAACGCGGGTGCACGCCGGGATATCTACCTGGGGCCGCCGCAGTTGGAATGTTTTGAGGTGGTGCTGTAA